In one window of Uranotaenia lowii strain MFRU-FL unplaced genomic scaffold, ASM2978415v1 HiC_scaffold_30, whole genome shotgun sequence DNA:
- the LOC129759882 gene encoding uncharacterized protein LOC129759882: MASTSWYSQQNGRTQQQDQNLRPRKRRLSSFQQQANEESEMIPVIKLEDDDDEEEEDYVEEVPIPGPSKRRPQPAEKAGESSPVAGDEDAPDEEQRQHRFCRLCLSREQQLNPLFPPNGTPDDTLIKRISGCLTIAISFDADYDSYVCRPCVQEVTRFFLYKEQCLVNDQMLKSKRRKQNPDGTDNDVQLEDGDDAEISDDDDDFEGDPIDSDEFDIRDDEIDSQEGLPGALKQLPPSRARRPHVQDFYHGGYRYTCATIRANGNVNWRCMYKSKLQCRASIQVTPSGLVMKGPNPHNHYAEKRTAPPFPTSGTVIDTLTGQKLVYKINTGNQGSFAKMQLIVNGYLFRFETSSMKKTTYWRCICDGCKAAISFHKGFVSCSTNGQPHNHPTHRNTINLAPEPSVPYSMPPGQVVQRQLPVAPRAQPLIPQQHTQLMSSVNLNLNTKSAKWNVMKHRGYEFGYPRIERNMSRWACFKKSLFNCPAIVFTDQFGRVVRESDWAHNHAPHDDYDSTSVIEGYMQDVKTNEQVYYKLIPGKRGQRFVVYKGYRYSSDRLISDGRVAWKCTKCKVFIMIAGRFSTIEDRGGEHEHPMADEDDLQQLQPGQDQQGDDSHSGQPEGDIDVKNESIDYEELLGKDSIGLDNEDSYPDELIIPEAILDGLE; this comes from the exons GCTTCCACCAGCTGGTATTCGCAACAGAACGGCCGGACGCAACAGCAGGATCAGAATTTACGGCCACGAAAACGAAGGCTGTCCTCGTTCCAGCAGCAGGCCAACGAGGAAAGTGAAATGATTCCGGTCATCAAGCTGGAAGATGATGACGATGAGGAAGAAGAAGACTATGTGGAGGAAGTTCCGATTCCGGGGCCCAGTAAACGTCGTCCTCAACCGGCAGAGAAAGCCGGCGAGTCTTCACCGGTTGCTGGCGACGAGGACGCTCCCGATGAAGAGCAACGTCAGCACCGTTTCTGTCGTTTATGTTTGTCCCGTGAACAGCAGCTAAATCCTCTCTTTCCGCCGAATGGAACTCCGGACGATACACTGATAAAACGGATTTCCGGATGTTTGACCATTGCG ATATCATTCGATGCTGATTACGATTCATATGTTTGTCGGCCCTGTGTCCAAGAGGTGACTAGATTTTTTCTCTACAAGGAACAATGTCTGGTAAACGACCAAATGCTCAAATCCAAGCGTCGTAAGCAAAATCCGGATGGTACCGATAATGATGTCCAGCTAGAGGACGGAGATGACGCCGAAATaagcgacgatgatgatgattttgagGGCGATCCAATCGATTCGGATGAGTTTGACATTCGCGATGACGAAATCGATTCGCAAGAAGGACTCCCGGGAGCTCTAAAACAGCTGCCTCCTAGTAGAGCTCGACGCCCGCATGTCCAGGATTTCTATCACGGAGGCTACCGGTATACTTGTGCAACGATTCGTGCTAATGGTAACGTCAATTGGCGATGCATGTACAAATCTAAGCTACAATGTCGGGCCTCGATCCAGGTGACTCCTAGTGGACTTGTTATGAAAGGGCCTAACCCGCACAATCATTACGCGGAAAAGCGAACTGCTCCTCCTTTTCCAACAAGTGGAACTGTCATCGATACATTAACAGGTCAAAAGCTGGTGTATAAGATCAATACGGGCAATCAGGGTTCGTTCGCGAAAATGCAACTTATCGTAAACGGTTACCTGTTTCGCTTTGAGACCTCAAGTATGAAAAAGACAACCTATTGGAGATGTATTTGCGACGGTTGCAAAGCAGCCATTTCTTTCCATAAAGGCTTCGTCAGTTGTTCCACAAACGGTCAACCGCACAACCACCCAACCCATAGGAATACTATAAACTTAGCACCAGAACCATCTGTTCCTTACAGTATGCCGCCAGGTCAGGTGGTGCAAAGGCAACTGCCGGTAGCCCCTCGGGCGCAACCTTTGATTCCTCAACAGCATACACAATTAATGTCTTCTGTCAATTTGAATCTTAATACAAAATCGGCCAAGTGGAATGTCATGAAGCACCGTGGGTACGAATTTGGCTACCCACGCATCGAGCGCAACATGTCACGCTGGGCCTGCTTCAAGAAGAGTTTGTTCAACTGTCCGGCCATCGTGTTTACGGATCAGTTCGGGCGGGTCGTTCGGGAGAGCGATTGGGCTCACAATCATGCTCCTCAT GATGATTACGATTCTACCAGCGTTATCGAGGGTTATATGCAGGATGTTAAAACCAACGAACAGGTGTACTACAAATTGATTCCGGGAAAACGTGGTCAGAGGTTTGTAGTCTACAAGGGCTATCGTTACTCCTCGGATCGACTGATAAGTGATGGACGCGTCGCCTGGAAGTGCACCAAGTGTAAAGTGTTCATCATGATAGCGGGTAGGTTCTCTACGATCGAAGATCGCGGAGGCGAACACGAGCACCCAATGGCCGATGAGGATGATCTGCAACAGTTGCAACCTGGCCAGGATCAACAGGGTGACGATAGTCATTCGGGACAACCAGAGGGAGATATTGATGTTAAAAATGAATCTATTGATTACGAAGAGCTACTCGGCAAGGACAGTATCGGTTTGGACAATGAAGACAGTTATCCGGATGAACTGATCATTCCGGAGGCGATTTTGGACGGCTTAGAGTGA
- the LOC129759879 gene encoding mitochondrial pyruvate carrier 1 has product MAATMGRKLIDSLKSKEFRDYLMSTHFWGPVANWGIPIAALADFNKDPRIISGTMTTALCLYSCVFMRFAWKVTPRNLLLFGCHITNFTAQGIQGGRFVEYHYLGGKNRAIAPTPAAAAAPAAVEATPAIHADDKKKKDPAESAVSSIVFFLV; this is encoded by the exons ATGGCCGCCACAATGGGACGCAAGCTGATCGACAGCCTGAAGAGCAAGGAGTTCCGGGACTATCTCATGAGCACCCACTTCTGGGGTCCAGTGGCCAACTGGGGCATCCCGATCGCTGCATTAGCCGATTTCAACAAGGACCCAAGGATCATTTCCGGAACGATGACCACTG caTTATGCCTCTACTCGTGCGTGTTTATGCGTTTCGCGTGGAAAGTAACGCCTCGCAATTTGTTGCTTTTTGGCTGCCACATCACAAACTTCACGGCTCAAGGAATCCAGGGAGGACGATTTGTCGAGTATCACTATTTGGGAGGTAAAAACCGAGCAATTGCACCAaccccagcagcagcagcagcacccgCTGCTGTGGAGGCAACCCCAGCCATTCATGCGGACGATAAGaagaaaaa AGACCCAGCTGAATCGGCAGTTTCGTCGATAGTATTTTTTCTCGtgtaa